One Clarias gariepinus isolate MV-2021 ecotype Netherlands chromosome 5, CGAR_prim_01v2, whole genome shotgun sequence genomic region harbors:
- the LOC128524693 gene encoding immunoglobulin superfamily member 3-like encodes MVHCQPQLWRLLLLMCLGGLLQTDVCGGQHSVQIQEGPLYRVKGFPMSISCNVSGLKDSREQEFEFLVTKPQKSNQIQIISTKDPGYPYAVYSKRVLENDILIERLSWTSVRFHIKSVKEDDSGKYDCHTPNTYSTYFGTYNAETTMNVIEDTLMASYSGPASYSISEGESLQLECQVSSQTFQHTHLSVTWYLRGTTDTRPIISLDRDLVVRPGTEFLDRYSLGLIAIEKIEDTTYRLKISQVQQSDRGEIYCQAEEWIQDPDRSWFRICHRNTTSSNIEVKALDTVDEVGTFVPQIRVLNPALEEGGVMKIQCSIEAQNLPGRFFSMTWLKNNIEVSQIGPTGVVSVGNTYMRRENDGELRTVKKGDRIFILTIQPVRAEDQGMYQCKAAQEEKTDTGSFIRGQSQLSHEETVHIKAKGHVIVTSWVLFAIFIGLRALEFFFCL; translated from the exons ATGGTTCATTGTCAGCCTCAACTGTGGCGGCTCCTACTGCTGATGTGCCTTGGAGGACTCCTTCAGACTG ATGTTTGTGGAGGTCAGCATTCAGTACAGATCCAGGAAGGTCCACTGTACCGTGTGAAAGGATTTCCAATGTCCATCTCATGCAATGTCAGTGGCCTTAAGGATTCAAGGGAACAAGAATTTGAGTTTTTAGTCACTAAACCAcagaaatcaaatcaaatccaaATTATTAGCACTAAGGACCCAGGTTATCCTTATGCAGTGTACTCTAAAAGAGTGCTTGAGAATGACATTCTGATTGAAAGGCTGTCATGGACATCAGTTCGCTTCCACATTAAGTCTGTAAAAGAGGATGATTCTGGAAAATATGACTGTCACACTCCAAATACATATAGCACTTATTTTGGAACCTACAATGCAGAAACAACAATGAATG TGATTGAGGATACTCTGATGGCTTCCTACTCTGGGCCTGCATCCTATAGCATCTCTGAAGGTGAATCTCTTCAACTAGAATGCCAAGTTTCCAGTCAGACCTTCCAACATACTCATCTTTCTGTCACATGGTATCTACGTGGTACCACTGACACTCGGCCCATCATCAGTTTGGACCGAGATTTAGTTGTGAGGCCTGGAACGGAATTTTTAGACAGATACAGCTTAGGGCTCATAGCTATAGAGAAGATAGAAGacaccacctacagacttaagaTAAGTCAGGTACAGCAGTCTGACCGTGGTGAGATCTACTGCCAGGCTGAGGAGTGGATCCAAGACCCAGATCGCTCTTGGTTTAGGATTTGCCACAGGAACACCACAAGCTCCAACATAGAAGTCAAAGCTCTag aCACAGTTGATGAAGTAGGAACTTTTGTTCCTCAAATCCGTGTTCTGAATCCGGCCCTTGAGGAAGGAGGAGTGATGAAGATCCAGTGCAGCATAGAAGCTCAGAATCTTCCAGGGCGTTTCTTTTCCATGACTTGGCTAAAAAACAACATAGAAGTGTCTCAAATTGGTCCCACTGGTGTGGTGTCTGTAGGTAACACATACATGAGAAGAGAGAATGATGGTGAACTAAGAACTGTAAAGAAGGGGGATAGAATCTTCATCCTCACTATCCAACCAGTCAGGGCTGAAGATCAGGGCATGTATCAATGTAAAGCTGCACAAGAGGAGAAGACAGACACTGGGTCCTTCATCAGAGGACAAAGCCAGCTATCACATGAAGAAACTGTGCACATCAAAGCTAAAGGTCATGTAATTGTAACCAGTTGGGTATTGTTTGCTATTTTTATTGGCTTAAGAgctttggagttttttttctgtttgtaa
- the LOC128524692 gene encoding immunoglobulin superfamily member 3 gives MVHCQPQLWRLLLLMCLGGLLQTDVCGGQHSVQIQEGPLYRVKGFPMSISCNVSGLRDLREQAFEFLVTKPQKSSPIQIISTRDPDYPYAVYSKRVLENDILIERLSWTSVRFHIKSVKEDDSGKYDCHTPNTYGTYFGTYNAETTMNVIEDTLMASYSGPASYSISEGESLQLECQVSSQTFQHTHLSVTWYLRGTTDTRPIISLDRDLVVRPGTEFLDRYSLGLIAIEKIEDTTYRLKISQVQQSDRGEIYCQAEEWIQDPDRSWFRICHRNTTSSNIEVKALDTVHEVGTFVPQIRVLNPALEEGGVMKIQCSIEAQNLPGRFFSMTWLKNNIEVSQIGPTGVVSVGNTYMRRENDGELRTVKKGDRIFVLTIQPVRAEDQGMYQCKAAQEEKTDTGSFIRGQSQLSHEETVHIKAKESGLAVVMTNQLINITEGEALHISCSVSGAKGLLSVSWQHKKSSGSSFSDVITLSHEGVVKGPQYQHRGLRTYQSNVADFILELSGTLLSDSGDYKCTVTEWSMESSGNPKKGSSQSQQGQVSVKSIESLVKVKLISRTVSVPENSLITLICSVYAPKVSLAMTWKFLQHNSSTQKNIMNMDHTGSISWEAEQQDYQLETLVQESQTDFILKVLKASTRHKGRYECQIDAYDKNVQKTKKQSYPLAITVHRPDSKLSVSSPLKSSLKIQANSDSIIDCLVMSNTTYSSRFEVTWLHRTQTLLKMDPEGVITHETDDRISMKRTTRQTFQLMMKQVKSTDSGPYICSVQEWIQDPDGIWYSLDTKSVTVELHVIEKESDFSMDKSADQLKVLEGEQFKLKCSLGSGGLDTSFRYSLSWLFQSQDQSLSTVKLLTYTYDGRLQFQESDPELHQRLIFSRPSINVFQLSVLNSMPSDSGSYYCRVDQYQVDCKSKWERKSSDTSGSTNVSVQLLESKLQVDQVSRILNVSDTQKGFIVECKISSRSSDKSVFEVTWSRRQRDERPLIIYTASRDSTLHSASPGKTLVYDRPSTNLYTLTVPDVDLSDNGYYQCQVVEWLQIAANVWRKVAEDKSGEMSINVQVETKSSKGTFTLQMPNTRQNYTEGESLDITCSIHFDNMDPTYHYSFKWFVERQGSSVSTILLSHTYNGVLQYNLEDKQLSGRLLFSRPAANNMRLTISKLDLSDSGKYNCMVEQYQFSCEGNWKMMGSPQFVSTMVNVYKKGSKLHVDKVDHFLNITDTEKGFVVECKISSRSSDESVFEVTWSRRQRDERPLIIYNASRDGTLHSAILDKTLVYDRPNASLYTLTVPNVDSSDNGYYQCQVKEWLQTAANTWREMEVDKSGELSISVYAHPKGEINDKPCSYGLILAILIPLLCILLMVVLGLSILLNKVQKTSSTSKIQKQSLWLENTPLKAMAETETGQNTEDGA, from the exons ATGGTTCATTGTCAGCCTCAACTGTGGCGGCTCCTACTGCTGATGTGCCTTGGAGGACTCCTTCAGACTG ATGTTTGTGGAGGTCAGCATTCAGTACAGATCCAGGAAGGTCCACTGTACCGTGTGAAAGGATTTCCAATGTCCATCTCATGCAATGTCAGTGGCCTTAGGGATTTAAGGGAACAAGCATTTGAGTTTTTAGTCACTAAACCACAGAAATCAAGTCCAATCCAGATTATTAGCACTAGGGACCCAGATTATCCTTATGCAGTGTACTCTAAAAGAGTGCTTGAGAATGACATTCTGATTGAAAGGCTGTCATGGACATCAGTTCGCTTCCACATTAAGTCTGTAAAAGAGGATGATTCTGGAAAATATGACTGTCACACTCCAAATACATATGGCACTTATTTTGGAACCTACAATGCAGAAACAACAATGAATG TGATTGAGGATACTCTGATGGCTTCCTACTCTGGACCTGCATCTTATAGCATCTCTGAAGGTGAATCTCTTCAACTAGAATGCCAAGTTTCCAGTCAGACCTTCCAACATACTCATCTTTCTGTCACATGGTATCTACGTGGTACCACTGACACTCGGCCCATCATCAGTTTGGACCGAGATTTAGTTGTGAGGCCTGGAACGGAATTTTTAGACAGATACAGCTTAGGGCTCATAGCTATAGAGAAGATAGAAGacaccacctacagacttaagaTAAGTCAGGTACAGCAGTCTGACCGTGGTGAGATTTACTGCCAGGCTGAGGAGTGGATCCAAGACCCAGATCGCTCTTGGTTTAGGATTTGCCACAGGAACACCACAAGCTCCAACATAGAAGTCAAAGCTctag ACACAGTTCATGAAGTAGGAACTTTTGTTCCTCAAATCCGTGTTCTGAATCCGGCCCTTGAGGAAGGAGGAGTGATGAAGATCCAGTGCAGCATAGAAGCTCAGAATCTTCCAGGACGTTTCTTTTCCATGACTTGGCTAAAAAACAACATAGAAGTGTCTCAAATTGGTCCCACTGGTGTGGTGTCTGTAGGTAACACATACATGAGAAGAGAGAATGATGGTGAACTAAGAACTGTAAAGAAGGGGGATAGAATCTTCGTCCTCACTATCCAACCAGTCAGGGCTGAAGATCAGGGCATGTATCAATGTAAAGCTGCACAAGAGGAGAAGACAGACACTGGGTCCTTCATCAGAGGACAAAGCCAGCTATCACATGAAGAAACTGTGCACATCAAAGCTAAAG AGAGTGGTTTGGCTGTGGTCATGACAAATCAGCTGATTAATATTACTGAAGGAGAAGCTCTACATATCAGCTGCAGTGTCTCTGGAGCCAAAGGGCTGCTGTCTGTGTCTTGGCAGCACAAAAAATCATCAGGAAGCTCTTTTAGTGATGTGATAACCCTGAGTCATGAGGGGGTGGTGAAAGGGCCTCAGTATCAGCACAGGGGCTTACGCACATATCAGTCTAATGTTGCTGATTTCATTTTGGAGTTAAGTGGAACTCTTCTCTCTGACAGTGGGGACTATAAGTGCACTGTGACCGAGTGGAGCATGGAAAGCAGCGGTAACCCAAAGAAAGGGAGCAGCCAGTCACAGCAGGGCCAGGTTTCTGTTAAGTCTATTG aatctCTTGTAAAAGTTAAGCTGATAAGCCGCACTGTATCTGTTCCTGAGAACTCATTGATCACACTGATTTGCTCAGTATATGCACCTAAAGTTTCCTTAGCTATGACTTGGAAGTTTCTACAACATAATTCAAGCActcaaaaaaacataatgaataTGGACCATACTGGCAGCATATCCTGGGAAGCAGAGCAGCAGGACTACCAGTTAGAAACTCTGGTGCAAGAATCACAAACAGATTTTATTctcaaggtgctgaaagcaagTACACGTCATAAAGGACGTTATGAGTGCCAGATCGATGCATATGACAAAAATGTTCAGAAGACCAAGAAACAGTCCTATCCACTGGCCATCACTGTGCACAGACCTG ACAGCAAATTGTCTGTCTCCTCCCCCCTTAAGTCTTCTTTGAAAATCCAAGCAAACAGTGACAGCATTATTGATTGCTTGGTGATGTCGAATACGACTTATTCTTCCCGTTTTGAGGTAACATGGTTACATCGTACACAGACACTGCTGAAAATGGACCCAGAAGGGGTCATCACTCATGAGACTGACGATAGGATAAGTATGAAACGAACTACAAGACAGACCTTCCAGTTGATGATGAAACAAGTGAAGTCAACAGACAGTGGACCATACATTTGTTCAGTGCAGGAATGGATTCAAGATCCCGATGGCATCTGGTATAGTCTTGACACAAAGTCTGTCACTGTGGAACTACATGTCATTGAAAAAG AAAGTGATTTCAGCATGGATAAATCTGCTGATCAGCTGAAAGTCTTGGAGGGAGaacagtttaaactaaaatGCTCACTGGGGTCTGGTGGACTTGACACTTCATTTCGTTACTCTTTGAGCTGGCTCTTTCAAAGTCAAGATCAGAGTTTGTCCACAGTCAAGCTCCTAACCTACACCTATGATGGACGTCTGCAGTTCCAAGAATCAGATCCAGAACTTCATCAAAGACTCATTTTCTCCAGACCCTCAATTAATGTTTTTCAACTGTCCGTCTTAAATTCCATGCCATCTGACAGTGGAAGCTATTACTGTCGGGTAGATCAGTATCAGGTTGATTGTAAAAGCAAATGGGAAAGAAAATCAAGTGATACATCAGGTTCAACAAATGTTAGTGTACAGTTATTAG AGAGTAAGCTGCAAGTTGACCAAGTAAGTCGCATTCTTAATGTTAGTGATACTCAGAAGGGCTTCATTGTGGAGTGCAAGATCAGCTCCCGCTCCAGTGATAAGTCTGTGTTTGAAGTGACCTGGTCCAGGAGGCAGAGAGACGAGCGGCCCCTGATCATTTACACTGCAAGTCGTGATAGCACTCTACACAGCGCAAGCCCGGGTAAAACTCTGGTGTATGACCGGCCCAGTACCAATCTCTACACACTAACTGTGCCCGATGTTGATCTTTCTGATAATGGCTACTACCAATGCCAGGTTGTAGAATGGTTACAGATAGCTGCCAACGTCTGGAGGAAGGTAGCTGAAGACAAATCAGGAGAAATGTCCATCAATGTACAGGTTGAGACAAAATCAAGTAAaggcactttcactttgcaaatgCCTAACACTCGTCAGAACTacacagagggagagagttTGGATATTACTTGTTCCATTCATTTTGATAACATGGACCCCACTTACCATTACAGTTTCAAGTGGTTTGTGGAGAGACAGggctccagtgtcagcactatTCTGCTAAGCCATACCTATAATGGCGTTCTACAGTACAATTTAGAGGACAAGCAGCTCAGTGGCAGGCTATTGTTTTCCAGGCCTGCAGCCAATAACATGCGTCTGACTATTTCGAAGTTGGATTTATCTGATAGTGGAAAATACAACTGCATGGTTGAACAGTACCAGTTTAGCTGTGAAGGCAACTGGAAAATGATGGGATCTCCACAATTTGTTTCAACCATGGTCAATGTGTACAAAAAAG GGAGCAAGCTACATGTAGACAAAGTCGATCACTTTCTCAACATTACTGACACTGAAAAGGGCTTCGTTGTGGAGTGCAAGATCAGCTCCCGCTCCAGTGATGAGTCTGTGTTTGAAGTGACCTGGTCCAGGAGGCAGAGAGACGAGCGGCCCCTGATCATTTACAATGCAAGTCGTGATGGCACTCTACACAGCGCAATCCTGGATAAAACTCTGGTGTATGACCGGCCCAATGCCAGTCTTTACACACTGACTGTGCCCAATGTTGATTCTTCTGATAATGGCTACTACCAGTGCCAGGTTAAAGAATGGCTACAGACAGCTGCTAACACCTGGAGGGAGATGGAGGTAGACAAATCAGGAGAGCTTTCTATCAGTGTTTATGCCCATCCTAAAG GTGAAATAAATGACAAACCATGCTCTTATGGGTTAATACTGGCCATTCTCATTCCTCTGCTTTGTATCCTACTTATGGTTGTCCTGGGGTTATCAATTCTGCTGAATAAAGTTCAGAAGACAAGCTCTACTTCAAAAATCCAGAAGCAATCTCTGTGGCTTGAGAATACTCCACTAAAAGCTATGGCAGAAACAGAAACAGGGCAAAATACAGAGGACGGTGCCTGA